A stretch of Lathyrus oleraceus cultivar Zhongwan6 chromosome 6, CAAS_Psat_ZW6_1.0, whole genome shotgun sequence DNA encodes these proteins:
- the LOC127093193 gene encoding uncharacterized protein LOC127093193 isoform X6: MVTSSMRNNEEINLPSGDDEDEEDSGCGCRILHIVGHDFVCYGWFADVNDDCCQFWTLCYVSSDLLQDYGQGCTCNRWPVIESKPCLNCMTVVCIHLCPIKLTTRA; the protein is encoded by the exons ATGGTAACAAGTTCGATGCgaaacaatgaagaaatcaacCTACCTTCCGGAGACGACGAAGATGAAGAGGATTCCG GTTGTGGCTGCAGGATATTGCACATTGTTGGACATGATTTCGTATGCTATG GTTGGTTTGCTGATGTAAATGATGATTGTTGTCAATTTTGGACGCTCTGTTATGTCTCGAGTGACCTCCTACAGGACTATGGCCAAG GATGCACTTGCAACAGATGGCCTGTCATTGAGTCAAAACCTTGCTTGAATTGTATGactgt tgtgtgcatccacctatgccctatcaagctcacaactagggcTTGA
- the LOC127093193 gene encoding uncharacterized protein LOC127093193 isoform X7: protein MKKSTYLPETTKMKRIPVVAAGYCTLLDMISYAMVRKLGWFADVNDDCCQFWTLCYVSSDLLQDYGQGCTCNRWPVIESKPCLNCMTVVCIHLCPIKLTTRA from the exons atgaagaaatcaacCTACCTTCCGGAGACGACGAAGATGAAGAGGATTCCG GTTGTGGCTGCAGGATATTGCACATTGTTGGACATGATTTCGTATGCTATGGTTAGGAAATTAG GTTGGTTTGCTGATGTAAATGATGATTGTTGTCAATTTTGGACGCTCTGTTATGTCTCGAGTGACCTCCTACAGGACTATGGCCAAG GATGCACTTGCAACAGATGGCCTGTCATTGAGTCAAAACCTTGCTTGAATTGTATGactgt tgtgtgcatccacctatgccctatcaagctcacaactagggcTTGA
- the LOC127093193 gene encoding uncharacterized protein LOC127093193 isoform X2, protein MERKNHRENERVMMNRGDDPPMIGNDWNLYRVVIAIELGSSGSSVRPVHNVNSSKGCGCRILHIVGHDFVCYGWFADVNDDCCQFWTLCYVSSDLLQDYGQGIGGSVAYMFCRLMSLFGLLQGLKL, encoded by the exons ATGGAGAGAAAGAATCACAGGGAGAACGAGAGAGTGATGATGAATCGTGGCGATGATCCCCCAATGATTGGGAATGATTGGAATTTATATAGAGTGGTGATTGCAATAGAATTGGGCAGCTCGGGTAGCTCTGTTAGGCCAGTTCACAATGTTAACTCTTCCAAGG GTTGTGGCTGCAGGATATTGCACATTGTTGGACATGATTTCGTATGCTATG GTTGGTTTGCTGATGTAAATGATGATTGTTGTCAATTTTGGACGCTCTGTTATGTCTCGAGTGACCTCCTACAGGACTATGGCCAAG GTATTGGAGGGTCTGTTGCATACATGTTTTGCAGGTTAATGTCGTTGTTTGGCCTGCTGCAGGGTTTGAAGTTATAG
- the LOC127093193 gene encoding uncharacterized protein LOC127093193 isoform X5, whose amino-acid sequence MERKNHRENERVMMNRGDDPPMIGNDWNLYRVVIAIELGSSGSSVRPVHNVNSSKGCGCRILHIVGHDFVCYGWFADVNDDCCQFWTLCYVSSDLLQDYGQGFEVIGCN is encoded by the exons ATGGAGAGAAAGAATCACAGGGAGAACGAGAGAGTGATGATGAATCGTGGCGATGATCCCCCAATGATTGGGAATGATTGGAATTTATATAGAGTGGTGATTGCAATAGAATTGGGCAGCTCGGGTAGCTCTGTTAGGCCAGTTCACAATGTTAACTCTTCCAAGG GTTGTGGCTGCAGGATATTGCACATTGTTGGACATGATTTCGTATGCTATG GTTGGTTTGCTGATGTAAATGATGATTGTTGTCAATTTTGGACGCTCTGTTATGTCTCGAGTGACCTCCTACAGGACTATGGCCAAG GGTTTGAAGTTATAGGTTGCAACTGA
- the LOC127093193 gene encoding uncharacterized protein LOC127093193 isoform X3 yields MERKNHRENERVMMNRGDDPPMIGNDWNLYRVVIAIELGSSGSSVRPVHNVNSSKGCGCRILHIVGHDFVCYGWFADVNDDCCQFWTLCYVSSDLLQDYGQGCTCNRWPVIESKPCLNCMTV; encoded by the exons ATGGAGAGAAAGAATCACAGGGAGAACGAGAGAGTGATGATGAATCGTGGCGATGATCCCCCAATGATTGGGAATGATTGGAATTTATATAGAGTGGTGATTGCAATAGAATTGGGCAGCTCGGGTAGCTCTGTTAGGCCAGTTCACAATGTTAACTCTTCCAAGG GTTGTGGCTGCAGGATATTGCACATTGTTGGACATGATTTCGTATGCTATG GTTGGTTTGCTGATGTAAATGATGATTGTTGTCAATTTTGGACGCTCTGTTATGTCTCGAGTGACCTCCTACAGGACTATGGCCAAG GATGCACTTGCAACAGATGGCCTGTCATTGAGTCAAAACCTTGCTTGAATTGTATGactgt gtag
- the LOC127093193 gene encoding uncharacterized protein LOC127093193 isoform X1: protein MERKNHRENERVMMNRGDDPPMIGNDWNLYRVVIAIELGSSGSSVRPVHNVNSSKGCGCRILHIVGHDFVCYGWFADVNDDCCQFWTLCYVSSDLLQDYGQGCTCNRWPVIESKPCLNCMTVVCIHLCPIKLTTRA from the exons ATGGAGAGAAAGAATCACAGGGAGAACGAGAGAGTGATGATGAATCGTGGCGATGATCCCCCAATGATTGGGAATGATTGGAATTTATATAGAGTGGTGATTGCAATAGAATTGGGCAGCTCGGGTAGCTCTGTTAGGCCAGTTCACAATGTTAACTCTTCCAAGG GTTGTGGCTGCAGGATATTGCACATTGTTGGACATGATTTCGTATGCTATG GTTGGTTTGCTGATGTAAATGATGATTGTTGTCAATTTTGGACGCTCTGTTATGTCTCGAGTGACCTCCTACAGGACTATGGCCAAG GATGCACTTGCAACAGATGGCCTGTCATTGAGTCAAAACCTTGCTTGAATTGTATGactgt tgtgtgcatccacctatgccctatcaagctcacaactagggcTTGA
- the LOC127093193 gene encoding uncharacterized protein LOC127093193 isoform X4 — protein MERKNHRENERVMMNRGDDPPMIGNDWNLYRVVIAIELGSSGSSVRPVHNVNSSKGCGCRILHIVGHDFVCYGWFADVNDDCCQFWTLCYVSSDLLQDYGQGSVCIHLCPIKLTTRA, from the exons ATGGAGAGAAAGAATCACAGGGAGAACGAGAGAGTGATGATGAATCGTGGCGATGATCCCCCAATGATTGGGAATGATTGGAATTTATATAGAGTGGTGATTGCAATAGAATTGGGCAGCTCGGGTAGCTCTGTTAGGCCAGTTCACAATGTTAACTCTTCCAAGG GTTGTGGCTGCAGGATATTGCACATTGTTGGACATGATTTCGTATGCTATG GTTGGTTTGCTGATGTAAATGATGATTGTTGTCAATTTTGGACGCTCTGTTATGTCTCGAGTGACCTCCTACAGGACTATGGCCAAG gtagtgtgtgcatccacctatgccctatcaagctcacaactagggcTTGA
- the LOC127094662 gene encoding uncharacterized protein LOC127094662, producing MDPIKYIFEKHALTGRVFRWQMVLTKYDIQYVTQKAIKGSVLSYYLAHQPVEDYQPMKFDFPDEDILFIREFNVPGPEEGPEPGSQWTLVFDGASNAHGHGIGAIITSPIGFHLPFIARLCFDCPSNMVEYEACIFSIEAVIDLRIKIIEVYRDSTLVISLVWGYWETRDHKLIPYKEHVMKLIPCFDEITFHHIPREKNQLADALDTLSSMFKVKWRNQAPSINIQHLDEPAYCLEIEEESDGKPWFYDIKRYVKKQGYPENVSIKDKKALRELESHFFVSGGVLYKRSYDSVLLRCMDRHEAEWIIIDVHKGSFGTHVGGDSMFKNILRAGYYWLTIEVDYFRHVQTCHKCQIYVDRIHVPQVPLNVISSPWPFAMWGINVIRRIEPTTSNGYRFILVAIYYFTKWVEVASYANVTK from the coding sequence atggatcccatcaagtatatctttgaaaagcaTGCTCTTACAGGAAGGGTCTTCCGTTGGCAGATGGTCCTAACAAAATATGATATCCAGTATGTCACgcagaaagctatcaaaggtagtgtgCTCTCCTATTACTTGGCACATCAACCTGTAGAGGATTAtcaacccatgaaatttgacttCCCCGACGAAGATATCTTGTTCATCAGAGAATTCAATGTTCCTGGCCCTGAGGAAGGCCCCGAACCAGGATCGCaatggacgctcgtgttcgacgGTGCTTCCAATGCGCATGGCCATGGAATAGGTGCAATAATCACTTCTCCAATAGGATTTCATCTTCCCTTTATCGCGAGATTATGCTTTGACTGCCCCAGCAATATGGTAGAATATGAGGCATGCATCTTCAGTATTGAAGCAGTAATTGACTTAAGGATCAAAATAATTGAGGTTTATAGAGATTCAACTCTCGTCATCAGCCTAGTATGGGGATATTGGGAGACCCGTGACCACAAGTTGATTCCTTATAAAGAGCATGTCATGAAATTGATTCCCTGTTTTGATGAAATCACTTTTCATCATATCCCGAGGGAGAAGAATCAATTAGCAGATGCTCTTGATACCTTGtcatccatgtttaaggtcaaGTGGAGGAATCAAGCTCCTTCTATCAACATTCAACACCTGGATGAACCTGCGTACTGTCTGGAAATTGAGGAGGAATCAGATGGCAAGCCTTGGTTCTACGACATTAAGAGGTATGTTAAGAAGCAAGGATATCCAGAGAATGTATCCATTAAAGATAAGAAAGCCTTGAGGGAGCTAGAATCCCATTTCTTTGTAAGTGGGGGAGTACTTTATAAGCGGAGTTATGATTCggtcttgctcagatgcatggatagacacgaagcagagTGGATTATAATAGACGTGCATAAAGGTTCCTTTGGGACACACGTTGGAGGTGATTCAATGTTTAAAAATATCCTTAGAGCAGGGTATTATTGGTTGACCATAGAAGTGGATTATTTTCGTCATGTGCAGACttgtcacaagtgtcagatctatgtTGACAGAATACATGTGCCTCAGGTGCCATTGAACGTTATTTCATCTCCAtggccttttgcaatgtggggcattaATGTGATCAGACGCATTGAACCAACTACTTCGAATGGATATCGGTTTATTTTGGTAGCCATAtactatttcaccaaatgggtggaagttGCGTCGTATGCTAATGTAACAAAATAA